One window of Fusarium keratoplasticum isolate Fu6.1 chromosome 2, whole genome shotgun sequence genomic DNA carries:
- a CDS encoding CobW domain-containing protein has translation MDFDDDAPPELVNTTADDVDGEITVKVPITIVTGYLGAGKTTLLNYILTAQHGKKIAVIMNEFGDSLDIEKSLTVNKGDEQVEEWLEVGNGCICCSVKDTGVNAIESLMSKKGAFDYILLETTGLADPGNLAPLFWVDDGLGSTIYLDGIVTLVDAKNILLSLDDPNGKVEGHDHDDHGPVMTTAHVQISHADVIVINKADMVTEAELSQVRARIESINGLAKIHVTERSVVPQLEGFLLDLHAYDQFNESEASAKGHSHLDPTISTVTIPVGRLEPEQLDAVDRWLRSVLWDNKLPEADKEGGFEIHRSKGRLMFANGDIKMLQGVREIFEINDGPRDDEAPPPEGKIILIGRNVAEVGFESSFKQAVN, from the exons ATGGATTTTGATGACGATGCCCCGCCAGAGCTCGTTAACACGACCGCAGACGATGTGGATGGCGAGATCACGGTCAAGGTCCCCATTACTATTGTTACAG GTTACCTTGGTGCCGGTAAAACGACGCTGTTGAATTACATCCTCACAGCCCAGCATGGCAAAAAGATTGCCGTGATTATGAATG AATTTGGGGACT CACTCGACATTGAGAAGTCCCTTACTGTAAACAAGGGAGATGAACAAGTTGAGGAGTGGCTTGAAGTCGGCAATGGCTGCATATGTTGTTCAGTCAA GGATACGGGTGTGAACGCGATTGAGTCTCTCATGTCCAAGAAGGGCGCATTCGACTACATCCTCCTGGAAACGACTGGCTTGGCTGACCCTGGTAACCTGGCGCCGCTGTTCTGGGTGGACGATGGGCTTGGGAGCACAATTTACCTTGACGGTATTGTCACTTTGGTGGATGCGAAAAACATCCTActcagccttgatgaccCCAACGGCAAGGTTGAAGGACATGACCATGACGATCATGGCCCAGTCATGACCACAGCCCATGTCCAGATCTCTCACGCGGATGTGATtgtcatcaacaaggccgaCATGGTTACAGAGGCGGAGCTCAGCCAGGTCAGAGCAAGGATTGAGTCAATCAACGGGTTGGCAAAGATCCATGTGACGGAGAGGAGTGTGGTTCCCCAGCTGGAGGGATTCCTGCTTGATCTGCACGCATATGATCAATTCAATGAATCGGAAGCGAGTGCCAAGGGGCATAGCCATCTCGACCCT ACCATCTCGACCGTCACGATTCCTGTCGGTCGCCTCGAACCGGAACAGCTAGATGCTGTTGACCGTTGGCTACGGTCAGTGCTGTGGGATAACAAGCTCCCCGAGGCGGACAAGGAGGGTGGGTTTGAGATTCACCGCTCCAAGGGCCGTCTTATGTTTGCCAACGGAGACATCAAGATGCTGCAGGGGGTCAGGGAGATTTTTGAGATAAATGACGGGCCGCGAGATGATGAGGCGCCGCCTCCAGAGGGCAAGATCATTCTGATTGGACGAAACGTGGCTGAGGTTGGATTTGAGAGCAGCTTCAAGCAAGCGGTCAACTAG
- a CDS encoding NOT2-3-5 domain-containing protein encodes MNRPGAVPQTLRGMPGGFGGQQQPQQPGRAGSARLPNGKLGNNNSGWAFGGGVPMAGAGPQNAGRQLGGNVSFAQSLTGSQPATPLDLSEFPSLSNNPQMSNANAQSMWSTAGSRNPGGPVPRNQSATLGSQQGGQEDLFSPSSRGPPVQGGFRFGNQGNLSQSSQAQTGSIDDFPPLNRTANGDISSERAANLMSSLGFGPQAGASGHVPNRGNGLLNAVSANSRANEARSPPGIGAPGSSRPQDGKAAATEDDSRQKPTGMREEGPGAAAAEGASPLGAIGNDGSGRNLNDDQDAQATEVIDPLAGMSAADRWGIKGLRTLMNNYPDYHAMVVGMDPMSLGLDMSSPDLFSTQNYSLFDDTPPRPAINAGKFRLPDCYNVTNVQPIESKIPNFNEETLFWIFYSSPADLKQQMAAVELHSRNWRWHKKLQLWLTKDDHMTPQTLGPTHERGYYIVWDSSTWRKERREFTLHYGDLDTSLSQGPAVS; translated from the exons ATGAATCGGCCAG GGGCAGTGCCACAGACACTCCGCGGAATGCCTGGTGGCTTCGGTGGtcaacaacaacctcaacaacctgGACGAGCAGGTTCAGCTCGATTACCAAACGGAAAGCTGG GAAACAACAACTCGGGTTGGGCGTTTGGAGGAGGTGTTCCTATGGCAGGGGCAGGTCCTCAGAACGCAGGACGTCAGCTTGGCGGGAACGTGAGCTTTGCGCAGAGCTTGACCGGGTCGCAGCCTGCCACACCTCTGGACTTGTC AGAATTTCCATCATTATCCAACAACCCTCAGATGTCCAACGCCAACGCGCAGTCAATGTGGTCGACGGCTGGGTCGAGGAACCCCGGTGGCCCTGTACCACGCAACCAGTCTGCCACCCTTGGCTCGCAGCagggcggccaagaagatctGTTCAGCCCCTCCTCCCGTGGACCTCCAGTGCAGGGTGGCTTTCGGTTTGGAAACCAAGGGAACCTTAGCCAGTCGTCTCAGGCTCAAACCGGCAGCATCGACGACTTTCCCCCTCTCAACCGAACAGCAAACGGAGACATTTCATCTGAGCGCGCGGCGAATCTGATGTCATCTCTGGGATTTGGACCTCAAGCTGGTGCCTCTGGTCATGTGCCAAACAGGGGGAACGGCCTTCTCAACGCGGTTTCGGCTAACAGCCGGGCGAATGAGGCAAGGTCACCGCCTGGCATTGGCGCCCCTG GCTCTTCAAGGCCACAGGATGGCAAGGCCGCTGCTACTGAGGACGATTCACGGCAGAAACCTACAGGTATGCGGGAAGAAGGACCTGGCGCAGCCGCAGCTGAGGGAGCATCTCCTTTAGGAGCTATCGGCAACGATGGTTCTGGTAGGAATCTGAACGACGACCAGGACGCCCAAGCTACAGAGGTTATTGACCCTCTAGCTGGCATGTCCGCAGCCGACAGGTGGGGTATTAAGGGCCTCAGAACGCTTATGAACAACTATCCCGACTACCACGCGATGGTGGTGGGCATGGATCCGATGTCGTTGGGGCTCGACATGTCGTCTCCAGA CCTGTTCTCAACGCAGAACTACTCCCTCTTTGACGACAcacctcctcggccagctATAAATGCCGGTAAATTCCGACTGCCCGATTGCTACAACGTGACCAATGTCCAACCAATTGAGAGCAAAATCCCCAACTTCAATGAGGAGACCCTATTCTGGATCTTCTACAGCTCCCCAGCGGATTTGAAGCAGCAGATGGCCGCAGTAGAACT ACACTCGCGAAACTGGAGATGGCACAAGAAATTGCAGCTCTGGTTGACAAAGGATGACCACATGACTCCTCAAACTCTGGGCCCGACCCATGAGCGAGGCTACTACATTGTGTGGGATTCAAGCACCTGGCGCAAGGAGCGG CGGGAATTCACCCTCCATTACGGCGACCTTGATACCAGTCTCAGCCAGGGACCGGCCGTGTCCTAG
- a CDS encoding CUE domain-containing protein produces the protein MADDQISLPYFLAILVVSGLIIRYLFFGGPSPPQATRSPEAFMRSREVAVERIQQMFPQADRRSILWDLQRNGGNIQNTTERILAGRLDTPPITFQPPPPPGQSAASASAATAPRQPEKPAQPDLITRYNLKNKLDTTPSSEQDTQGKGWSSNRDERQASLQRRRDEMILAARRKMEAKMAAEKAGH, from the exons ATGGCGGACGATCAGATTTCATTGCCGTACTTTCTGGCGATTCTAGTGGTCTCGGGTCTGATAATACGATATCTGTTCTTCGGAGGCCCGTCGCCACCTCAAGCTACGCGCTCCCCCGAGGCATTTATGAGGTCAAGAGAGGTCGCTGTAGAGAGGATACAGCAGATGTTTCCCCAGGCGGACAGACGGAGTATTCTTTGGGATCTGCAACGAAACGGAGGAAATATCCAGAACACTACGGAGCGCATCTTGGCCGGCCGATTAGACACG CCCCCGATCACCTTCCAaccaccgcctcctcccGGTCAATCcgccgccagcgccagcgcaGCAACGGCGCCCCGACAACCGGAGAAGCCGGCGCAGCCCGACCTGATCACGCGGTACAATCTGAAGAACAAGCTGGACACCACGCCGTCCAGCGAGCAGGATACTCAGGGCAAGGGCTGGAGCTCGAACCGGGACGAGCGCCAGGCTTCGCTGCAGCGCCGGCGGGACGAGATGATTCTCGCGGCGcggaggaagatggaggccaagatggcggcgGAGAAGGCGGGCCACTGA
- a CDS encoding J domain-containing protein — protein MGTPRDYYADLELPPTADAADIRKQYRKLALKYHPDRNPGREEEVNTQFQVIQSAHEILSDPDQKAKYDASRTRNRYPGASGVKGNPWSNVSAQYPPPPRRNNGTPRATPSGAQRWQTRFASGVPPTAKQSETEAKKNAARAFENMRKGPSAKTSDQPRPTPPPPPPRTESARQRAEASFGARKTGFHPRSAMGDEPPVASSNYNSRSASERYAQTFPQEPPQEAPPPPARPPPTTMPDPLSQFRDRDNWADPRQSTPYTSHGGEKTNPFDGIPLNRAKSTRDTTNRDESSDNEAFNRQRSASAPKGGKAGDTTAGFKGPEQPLPRDPADRPKAPLKKTRSGFKNATPTPDQAPNVPTDGNPSQSQSNAGGPSMYDEPSSTKYNHLPFSPRSSKCRGNHGFEPGLAGIHQYDACPYDSGTSSFNPSPSGRHDSPHQLTPFERHQVEFLDKLINNAGIGSSTKKTKHQYSNSDHPRTSNRANKANFNSFGFPVNDDTFAQTSPDPGRFARSSTDDINTSFAEDEDATGWQFNAGGAEQGSPTKPRSQAGRGGRRSPKKRPTLNRTDTSSVPSEPERPESGKPESAFNPEGWSDKFGPQTFVPQPSQSKSVSPTRSNRASSKKPKASKKPSHSALVDDSSSDEEVFEWRGRKGQEPPVAESPQAMDIDSPPASTSVPPPRPPKIPTPQPAPTTPSPQPKPPVAQPSQPTEPVPAVGTAPVFNGPRNINVEPSRPEWRPGNVDNVNGKDKPVEIPRKPVNPNLNNVGSEDSEEFRASFADLRNVAPFAHQSSGLKSFADMKDNLPFESKASADVSIKLPKVHPLRFPSPPVAPQLPAVNGAQPNVASWEKYVKDFENYMRLWDTFNSQVVDHFATRKAHIARTREEKGYSFLEARGDADVQEYYNWLEQDMDVRRRWSAACEEHEHRFREFMAFRMRMK, from the exons ATGGGCACACCCCGAGACTACTATGCAGACCTAGAGCTGCCCCCGACGGCAGACGCCGCGGATATTAGGAAGCAATACCGGAAACTTG CACTAAAGTATCACCCAGATCGCAACCCTGGGCGAGAAGAGGAGGTCAACACCCAGTTCCAAGTAATCCAATCGGCGCACGAGATTCTCTCCGATCCCGATCAAAAAGCCAAGTATGATGCATCACGAACTCGCAACAGATACCCAGGCGCATCGGGTGTTAAGGGAAACCCGTGGTCGAATGTCAGTGCCCAGTATCCGCCACCACCCCGACGTAACAACGGGACCCCAAGAGCAACTCCATCAGGCGCACAGAGATGGCAAACCCGTTTTGCTTCAGGCGTCCCTCCTACAGCGAAGCAGTCGGAGACCGAAGCAAAGAAGAATGCTGCCCGGGCATTCGAGAACATGCGTAAGGGCCCGTCGGCTAAGACGAGCGATCAGCCCCGGCCTACTCCTCcaccccctcctccacggaCTGAGTCTGCCAGACAGCGTGCCGAAGCCTCATTTGGTGCTAGGAAGACGGGATTCCATCCTCGTTCAGCCATGGGTGATGAGCCACCAGTAGCCAGCAGTAACTACAACTCAAGATCAGCATCGGAGCGATATGCGCAAACCTTTCCGCAAGagcctcctcaagaagctccccCACCTCCCGCAAGACCGCCTCCTACTACGATGCCAGATCCTCTAAGCCAGttcagagacagagacaacTGGGCAGATCCCCGACAAAGCACTCCATACACGTCACATGGTGGCGAGAAGACAAATCCCTTTGACGGCATCCCCCTGAACCGAGCCAAGAGCACCCGAGATACCACGAACCGCGACGAGTCCTCTGATAACGAGGCCTTCAACCGACAACGCAGTGCTAGTGCGCCCAAGGGCGGAAAGGCTGGAGATACTACGGCGGGCTTCAAGGGCCCTGAACAGCCGCTCCCTAGAGATCCCGCAGACCGACCCAAAGCTCCCTTGAAGAAGACTCGCAGCGGCTTCAAGAATGCTACTCCAACTCCCGACCAAGCCCCCAATGTGCCTACAGACGGAAACC CATCTCAATCACAAAGCAACGCTGGCGGACCTTCAATGTATGACGAACCATCTTCTACCAAGTACAATCACCTTCCCTTTtcaccaagatccagcaAGTGTCGGGGAAATCATGGTTTTGAGCCAGGCCTGGCGGGCATTCATCAATACGACGCATGCCCTTATGACTCAGGCACTAGTTCTTTCAACCCGTCTCCCAGTGGAAGACATGATTCTCCTCATCAGTTGACCCCCTTTGAGCGTCATCAGGTCGAATTTTTGGACAAGCTTATCAATAACGCTGGGATTGGAAGCTCAACCAAGAAGACGAAGCATCAATACAGCAACTCAGATCACCCCCGTACGTCGAATCGTGCTAACAAGGCCAACTTCAATAGCTTCGGTTTCCCCGTCAACGACGATACTTTCGCGCAAACATCCCCTGACCCTGGCCGCTTCGCGAGAAGCAGCACCGACGATATCAACACGAGCttcgccgaggatgaggacgcGACTGGTTGGCAGTTTAACGCTGGTGGAGCAGAGCAAGGTAGCCCAACGAAGCCTCGATCTCAGGCAGGCAGAGGAGGTCGTCGTTCGCCGAAGAAGCGCCCAACCCTTAACCGTACAGATACTTCAAGTGTTCCATCCGAGCCAGAGAGGCCGGAATCTGGCAAGCCCGAGTCAGCGTTCAATCCTGAAGGATGGAGTGACAAGTTTGGCCCACAGACGTTTGTTCCGCAGCCATCTCAGTCCAAGTCGGTGTCCCCGACTCGATCTAACCGAGCAAGCTCGAAGAAGCCCAAAGCTTCCAAGAAGCCGAGCCACTCAGCACTAGTCGACGATAGCAGCAGTGATGAAGAGGTGTTTGAATGGCGGGGACGAAAGGGTCAGGAGCCCCCTGTCGCTGAGAGCCCTCAGGCCATGGACATCGACAGCCCCCCTGCTTCGACCTCAGTGCCACCACCTCGACCCCCCAAGATCCCAACACCACAGCCAGCCCCGACTACGCCTTCACCCCAGCCCAAGCCACCGGTAGCCCAGCCATCACAACCCACTGAACCAGTACCTGCAGTGGGAACAGCTCCGGTATTCAACGGTCCTCGAAACATCAACGTTGAGCCCTCCAGACCCGAGTGGCGACCTGGCAATGTGGACAACGTGAACGGCAAGGATAAGCCGGTAGAGATCCCAAGGAAACCGGTGAACCCCAACCTCAACAATGTGGGATCGGAGGATAGTGAGGAGTTCCGGGCTAGTTTCGCCGACCTGCGAAACGTGGCTCCATTTGCCCATCAGAGCTCGGGGCTAAAGTCCTTTGCGGATATGAAGGACAACTTGCCTTTCGAGAGCAAGGCTTCGGCTGATGTTTCCATCAAGCTTCCCAAGGTTCATCCTTTGAGGTTCCCATCACCCCCTGTTGCTCCTCAGCTCCCAGCAGTTAATGGAGCCCAGCCGAATGTGGCGTCTTGGGAGAAGTACGTCAAAGATTTCGAAAACTACATGCGACTTTGGGATACTTTCAACAGCCAGGTGGTCGACCACTTTGCCACACGCAAGGCGCACATTGCGCGTActagagaagagaagggatACTCGTTCCTAGAGGCCCGCGGTGATGCAGATGTTCAGGAGTACTACAACTGGCTGGAGCAGGACATGGACGTTCGGAGACGCTGGAGCGCAGCGTGTGAGGAGCACGAGCATCGATTTCGAGAGTTCATGGCGTTTCGTATGAGGATGAAGTAA
- a CDS encoding Solute carrier family 40 protein, translating into MYQANKAMATPAGVGEQETTPLLGSSSASPHTDASSLNPSSHHGDSSSNDVSNSQDDSWTVSHSARRLYVSHTLSTWNSRVFEFGSVLYLASIFPGTLMPLSVYALARGAAAIALSSWVGQYIDREDRLKTVRLSIVSQRLAVATSCAIFLVLSRAQNLSDGLRTGLLALLVLMACIEKLAAIMNLVSVERDWVVVVAQSDTTALRTMNSQMRRIDLICKLLGPFSIGIMDGISTETAIFVNLGMNCTSVVVEYITIARVYHQVPELQHPKTTPTIATHNDENPQQPTQGPWTLLKKAAKKSYQDLRLYFKHPVFIPSFAGALLYCTVLSFGGVMVTYLLSSGYTPTQIAVARTVSVAFEVLATWIGPWLMTKIGPVRAGLWFSSWQLGCLAVGISIFWRYTDNVLISTLGLVCGSMLSRVGLWGFDLSAQIIIQEEVEAENRGAFSAVEASWQNLFEMCSYTSTIIFSSPNQFHNPTALSVAAVFCAWALYSRFVRKRRGHLIHWPACMSPEKQQASMDALFEPMPRRRREGI; encoded by the exons ATGTACCAGGCCAATAAAGCCATGGCCACACCCGCCGGTGTCGGCGAACAAGAAACCACACCTCTACTTGGCTCATCTTCAGCATCACCACACACCGACGCTTCATCATTGAacccatcatctcatcacGGCGATAGCAGCAGCAACGATGTATCCAACAGTCAAGACGACAGCTGGACGGTCAGCCACAGCGCTCGCCGTCTCTATGTCTCGCACACCCTCTCGACGTGGAACTCACGTGTCTTTGAGTTTGGCAGCGTCCTCTAtctcgcctccatcttccccggGACGTTGATGCCGCTTTCAGTCTACGCCTTGGCGCGCGGCGCCGCTGCAATAGCGCTGTCATCGTGGGTTGGCCAGTACATTGACCGCGAGGACCGTCTCAAGACCGTGAGGCTGTCCATTG TTTCGCAACGGCTCGCTGTTGCTACTTCGtgtgccatcttcctcgtcctgAGCAGAGCCCAGAACCTCTCTGATGGGCTACGGACTGGCCTCTTGGCGTTGCTAGTCCTCATGGCTTGCATCGAGAAACTggccgccatcatgaaccTGGTGTCAGTTGAGAGAGACTGG gtcgtcgtcgttgcACAGTCAGATACTACAGCACTTCGAA CAATGAACTCCCAGATGAGACGCATTGACCTTATTTGTAAGCTTCTTGGGCCGTTCTCCATCGGTatcatggatggcatctCTACGGAAACGGCCATCTTTGTCAACCTAGGGATGAACTGCACCTCGGTCGTTGTCGAGTACATTACTATTGCCAGA GTATACCATCAAGTACCGGAGTTACAGCATCCAAAGACGACACCCACAATTGCAACACACAATGACGAGAATCCCCAACAGCCTACCCAAGGACCATGGACGTTATTGAAGAAAGCTGCCAAGAAGTCCTATCAAGACCTGCGCCTCTACTTCAAGCACCCAGTCTTTATCCCTTCCTTCGCAGGGGCACTTCTATACTGCACAGTCTTGTCTTTCGGCGGTGTCATGGTGACTTATCTACTATCAAGTGGATACACTCCGACACAAATTGCCGTTGCAAGGACAGTCTCGGTGGCATTCGAGGTCTTAGCCACCTGGATAGGACCGTGGTTGATGACCAAGATTGGCCCTGTTCGTGCCGGTCTCTGGTTTTCAAGCTGGCAGTTGGGCTGCTTGGCCGTCGGtatctccatcttctggaGGTACACAGACAACGTCCTTATATCAACTCTTGGTCTTGTATGTGGCTCGATGCTTAGTCGAGTAGGGCTATGGGGGTTTGATCTGTCAGCTCAGATCATAATTCAGGAG GAGGTTGAAGCAGAGAACCGGGGAGCTTTTTCTGCTGTGGAAGCTAGCTGGCAGAACCTGTTCGAAATGTGCTCGTACACGTCGACAATCATCTTCTCGTCTCCTAACCAGTTCCACAACCCGACCGCACTCAGCGTCGCGGCAGTCTTTTGCGCCTGGGCCCTGTACAGCAGGTTTGTGAGGAAGAGACGGGGACATCTCATCCACTGGCCGGCATGCATGTCTCCAGAGAAGCAGCAAGCCTCGATGGACGCCTTGTTCGAGCCAATGCCGCGGAGACGACGCGAAGGGATCTGA
- a CDS encoding AP complex subunit sigma: MLSFILIQNRQGKTRLAKWYAPFSDEQKIKLKGEVHRLVAPRDQKYQSNFVEFRNNKIVYRRYAGLFFCACVDTNDNELAYLEAIHFFVEVLDAFFGNVCELDLVFNFYKVYAILDEVFLAGEIEETSKQVVLTRLEHLDKLE, translated from the exons ATGCTCTCCTTCATTCTCATCCAGAACCGACA GGGCAAGACCCGTCTAGCCAAGTGGTACGCCCCTTTCAGCGACGAGCAAAagatcaagctcaagggcgaggtGCACCGCCTCGTGGCGCCGCGCGACCAAAAGTACCAGTCCAACTTTGTCGAGTTCCGCAACAACAAGATCGTCTACCGCCGCTACGccggcctcttcttctgcgCCTGCGTCGACACAAACGACAACGAGCTCGCCtacctcgaggccatccacTTCTtcgtcgaggttcttgacgcCTTCTTCGGCAACGTCTGCGAGCTCGACCTCGTCTTCAACTTTTACAAGGTCTACGCTATTCTCGACGAGGTGTTTTTGGCtggcgagattgaggagaCGAGCAAACAGGTTGTGCTCACGCGGTTGGAGCATCTGGACAAGCTAGAATAA
- a CDS encoding Leucine carboxyl methyltransferase 1, with translation MSAPEIPNLLSSLRSARGGRGRGRGRGGHHGPSSVTHDATIQGTDTDASVSRLSAVDLGYLDDPYAQFFVQSADGPPARRLPIINRGTYTRTISLDTLVDSFLNDDEGAESGSSPKQIVSLGAGTDTRPFRLFASKSRPGLVYHEIDFEVVASRKLRTVQATPPLRNILTNISNDTKSTWSSRPVLGGEYYCHGQDLRNLAPRKAPIADEESSSQPKEQPEVTLPGLRNDIPTLLISECCLCYLSVAEASNVISFFSSQIPSLATIIYEPTHPDDAFGRMMVSNLAARRIQMPTLDKYPTPEAQRTRMREAGFETVHHMTIEKIWETWVSPEEKQRVDFLEGLDEVEEWKLLAAHYIVVWASKGNGFGSWESVGGGA, from the exons ACCCACGATGCCACTATCCAGGGCACCGACACAGACGCCTCGGTATCAAGGCTGAGCGCGGTTGACCTTGGTTACCTCGACGACCCGTATGCTCAGTTCTTTGTGCAGAGCGCCGATGGTCCTCCCGCGAGACGTCTCCCAATCATCAACCGAG GAACATATACTCGAACAATTTCTCTCGATACTCTAGTAGATTCTTTTCTcaacgatgatgagggcGCTGAATCAGGTTCTTCGCCAAAGCAGATTGTGTCACTAGGTGCTGGCACTGATACTCGTCCTTTCCGGCTGTTTGCATCAAAATCACGGCCCGGTCTGGTCTATCATGAGATTGACTTTGAAGTTGTTGCATCTAGAAAGCTGCGAACTGTGCAGGCTACACCGCCACTGAGAAACATTCTCACGAATATCTCCAACGATACCAAGAGCACCTGGTCAAGTCGACCAGTTTTAGGAGGAGAGTATTATTGTCATGGCCAAGACTTACGGAACCTTGCCCCGCGCAAAGCCCCTATCGCAGACGAGGAGTCCTCTTCACAACCAAAGGAGCAGCCTGAAGTCACTCTACCAGGCTTGCGCAACGATATCCCGACCCTTCTTATTTCAGAATGCTGCCTCTGCTACCTCAGCGTCGCAGAAGCAAGCAACGTCATAtcattcttctcctcccaaATTCCTAGCCTCGCGACCATCATCTACGAGCCCACGCATCCAGATGACGCCTTTGGGAGGATGATGGTATCCAACCTCGCTGCTCGGCGTATTCAGATGCCGACTCTGGACAAGTACCCCACTCCCGAGGCTCAACggacgaggatgagagaGGCTGGTTTCGAGACAGTGCACCACATGACGATTGAGAAAATCTGGGAGACGTGGGTCTCACCGGAGGAGAAGCAAAGGGTTGACTTCTTGGAGGGACTAGACGAAGTGGAGGAGTGGAAGCTGCTGGCTGCGCATTATATCGTTGTGTGGGCTTCCAAGGGGAACGGCTTTGGGTCCTGGGAGAGCGTTGGCGGAGGGGCTTAG